The following coding sequences lie in one Mustelus asterias chromosome 8, sMusAst1.hap1.1, whole genome shotgun sequence genomic window:
- the glrx2 gene encoding glutaredoxin 2 — protein sequence MGQFFTKLPEGHREAAMHFIRNQVVQNCVVIFSKTYCPYCKKAKSIFEEIGANFKVIELDQRKDGVYIQNTLEELTGVRTVPRVFVNGKCVGGATDTHKLHSSGKLLPLVLRCSPPCKWDESYYLKCSH from the exons ATGGGTCAGTTTTTTACCAAATTACCAGAAGGACATCGTGAAGCTGCTATGCATTTTATTCGC AACCAAGTTGTACAAAATTGTGTAGTTATATTTTCCAAGACCTACTGCCCTTATTGTAAGAAGGCAAAGAGCATCTTTGAAGAAATAGGAGCCAATTTCAAGGTGATTGAACTGGATCAGCGTAAGGATGGTGTCTACATTCAGAATACTCTTGAGGAATTGACAGGCGTTAGGACA GTTCCAAGAgtatttgtgaatggaaaatgcgTTGGTGGTGCTACAGATACACATAAGCTCCATTCAAGTGGTAAACTACTGCCTTTGGTGTTAAGGTGTTCTCCACCTTGCAAATGGGATGAGAGCTATTACCTTAAATGTTCTCATTAA